The window GCGGACGGCGACTCCGTGACCGTGGTCAAGACCCTCAAGGTCAAGGGTGCGAGCCAGCCGATCAAGGCGGGCACCACCGTCCGCAACATCCGCCTCATCCCGCCTGTCGACGGCCACGACATCGACGCCCGCGTCGACGGCTTCGGCCAGATGAAGCTGAAGTCCTCGATCGTGAAGAAGATCTAGGCGTCGCGCTTGCGGTAGCCCATCCGCGGACGGAACCCGCCCGGGTGCTTCATCTGGGCGACGGCGTCCGCGATGACCATGCGGTAGCGCGGCGCAATGGGCGGCAGCTGCGCGATGGAGAACCAGCCGACGTCCGTGGACTCCTCGTCGCCGACCGCCGGGGTGTCGTCGCCGACGACGCTGAGGCGCATCGACGTGTCCATGTAGCGGGCGATGTCCCCGTTGCCGTAGGTGACCGGCTCGATGGCGCCGACGCCGAGGAGGGCCTCCACGCGGGCGTCGAGAAGCGTCTCCTCCTTGACCTCCCGCACGGCGGTGACGTGGGGGTCCTCCCCGGGGTCGCAGATGCCGCACACCGGGGTCCAGGCGCCGTTGTCGGCGCGCCGGACCAGCAGCACCTCCGGGACGGCCCACAGCGGGGCGCCCGGCGGCACATCCCGGACGACGACCGCGGTGACGGCGGGCAGCCACAGTTCGTCGTGGCCGACCTTCTCGCGGAGACGGAGGATGAAGTCAGGGGTGGGCACGTGTGGGTCCTTTCCTAGAGTCCGAGGATGAGATCGGCGATGTCGTCCTGCCGGCGGTGCCGGAAACGGGACACGGTGCGGCGGCGCGGGGCCCCAGCGTCGAGGCCGACGGCCCTGTTCAGACGCTCGAGGGCCTGCTCGTCGGCGGCGCTGATCCAGGTGTCCAGGCCGGTGACGTTGAGCACCTCCGCCACTCCCGCACCCGAGGTGCGCGGGGTGGCCCGCTGGACGTCGAAACGCCCGTCGGCGGTGAACTGCAGCCAGATGCGCTCGCCCTCCCCGATGCCGGCGGCCTCGAGGAAACGGCGGATGGTGCTCACGGTGGCGCCGGTGCGGGTGTTGCCCACCGTCTGCTCACCGAGCGGGCTGTCGAGGGTCCGCTTCCCCAGCATGGGGATGTCGAGGGCCACCGCCACGCCCCGCGGCACCCCGCTGCCGGACCCGCGGAGGTGCTCGGAGGTCACGGTGACCAGCAGGAACCAGTCACCGCCGACGCGGTAGAGGCCCGGGGTCTCGTCCGGGTCCAGGTCGAGTTCCTGCACCTCCTCCACGCAGCTGACCATGCCGTCGACGGTCTGGAACTCGGCGGACGAGGCGTACGCGCGCACCGAGGTCTCCGCCACCCCCAGCTCCCCGGCCTCCGCGAGGAGGTCACGCAGCGGGACGGGACCGTCCTCGACGCGGCGGCCGATCCACTCCACCAGGGTCGAGTACTCCTCCATCCCCCAGTCGACCAGGGCCCAGCGGTCACGGCCCACGCGGATGATCCGCGGGTCCGCGCCCATCGCGTTGGAGAGGGTCCGCGGGTTGACGTCACCGAGCCGCGCGACGAGGTCGGCGACGGTGAGCGGCTCCCCCTCGATCGCGAGCAGCGCCGCCGCCCGGTCCTGCGAGGAGCGGGTGCGGGTGAGGATGTGGTCCCCCTCCACGATCGCCTCCCCCGCCAGCCGCTCCGCGAGCAGATCCTTGTCGACGCCCAGGTTCTCCCCCACCGCGCTCAGGGACACCACGCCGAACTCGTCGGCGAAGTCCTTCAGCGCGGCGGCGAGGTCCGCGTCGAGGCCGGCCCGCTGGAACCAGCCGTCGGCGATGACCCAGGCGTCGGCGAGCCAGGCCACGGCCTCGAGCATGGAGTGTCCGGCGACGGGTCCCTCAGCCGCCAGGGCCGGCAGGTCACGCAGCACGTCGGCGACACGGGCGAGGGCGCCGTAGCGCTGCGGCAGGGCGTCGATGACGAGGTGGAGGGCGTCGTCCGGCTCGACGAGGCGTCGCTTGAGCTGGGTCTCCAGCTGCCGGATGCGCTCGCGGGTGATGCCGTGGTCGGCGCCGATCTCCTCCAGGGTGCGGGAACCCATGATGCGGCCGACGAAGATGTCGATGTCCCGCTGGTCGGTGCCGATGCGGCGGAGCAGCTCCGCGCGGGCGCGACGCACGGCGGAGGTGGCCGGGTCGGACCAGTAGGCGTCCGCCGCCAGGGTCCGCCACGCACGGTGGACCGGGGCCGGGGCGCCGTCCGCGGGGGCGGCGGGCAGGGAGCCGGTCAGGGCCAGCCACTCGGTGAGGGTCTCCACCTCCCGCTGCGGCGCCGCCCACTCGCCGGTCTCCTCTGCCCCGTCGTCGAGGTAGATGTCCTCGGCGCCGGTGACCAGGTAGTCCCCGGTGGGGGCGTCGAGGGCCGAGTGCACCACGGCGACGAGCGTGCGGTGGACCCGCAGCCGACCGAAGCCGGGGACGTCCATGAGCTGGGTGGCCGAGGCCTCCAGCGGGCGCGGCCACCGGTTGAGCCAGCGGGCGACGACCGTGCCGGTACGCGGCAGGGAGTCGGGCACCTCGGTGGGGTCCAGGCGCGGGGACAGCTCATGCAGGGGCACGTTGCGGTGGCGCTGCAGCCAGGCCTGCGCGATGTCGTCGGCGCCGGCGGGCTCCACCCCCAGGGAGGCGAGCCACGGGAAGATCTCGGTGAAGGGGGTGCCCGGGGTGGCGGGTGCGTCCGGGGTCTCCGGGGTGTCCAGCGGCGCGAGGTCCCGCAGCATGCGGGCGAAGGTCGTCTCATCGACGATGGGCACGCCGAACTCCCGGGCCCGGCGGGCCTTGCCGCTCATGGAGTCCGGGTTCGCCGCCACCAGCAGCGCGGAGCGCCGGGTGACGCCGCCGACGTCGAGTCCCGCGGCCCGGGCGCGCTGCTCCCAGGTGTCCCGGCCCAGGGTGAGGGCACCGGTGAAGGTGACACGGTCGCCGTGCCGCAGGCCGGTGTCCTCGGCCTCGCCGTAGACCGGCTCCGCCAGCAGCGCGTCGACGGATTCCGGGTCCACGGCCAGCTGCACCGCGATGTCGTGCAGATGCGCGCGTTCCGCGGCGGTGACCACCCCGTCGGCCCACGCCTCGACGGCGAGCTGACGCAGGTAGTCGAGGTGGATCTCCAGGACCTCGTCGCGGCTGAGGCCCAGCTCCCCGGCGGCGGCCACGAGCTGCTCGATCTCGCTGCGCGAGAGGTGGTGGTCCAGCAGGGCACCCCGCAGGAGGACACGGTAGCGGTCGATCTCGGCGACCCCGGTGTCCGGGACGTTCGCGGTCAGCCGCTCGAACCAGTGACCCGCCCCGTCGGAGGCCGGCTCCGTGCCGCGGACGAGGAGCGCCTCCCGCGGCAGGTCAGGCACGGGCCACGACAGGGGTGCCACGTCCCCGCCACGGGCCCCGTGCTTCTCGACGAGCACCCGGAACAGCTCCGCCGTCGCCGTCGCATCAGCCAGCGCCGCGTGCGGCAGCTCATTGTGCAGGCCGGCGCAGCTCAGGCAGTCCGCCAGCCGCTCCGGCGCACCCGGCAGGTGCGCCCGGGACAGGACGCGGGTGCACAGGGACCAGGAGCCCGGGTCGGGCAGGTCGACGTCGAGACGCGCGAACTCCGCCGCCAGGAAACGGGTGTCGAAGGGGGCGTTGTGGGCGATGAGGACGCGGTCGTCGAGAAGCTCGGCGAGCTCCGCGGCGATGCCCGCGAAACGCGGCGCCGACACCAGCTCCGAGGCGCTGATGCCGTGGACGTGCGTGTTGTCGATGTCACGGTCCGGCTGTACGAGCGTCTGCCAGGTGGACTCGACGGTGAGGTGTTCGTCGAGAAGCACCACGCCGACCTCGATGACCCTGTCCGAGGGCCCGAACCCGGTGGTCTCCAGATCGAGGACAGCGGACTTGAAGGGGACGGTCACTGATATTCAGCCTCCGGGATGACGCGGTCGATGACCGTCTGGATGGCGGGCATGGACGTGTAGGACATGGTCATGGGACCGGCCTCCGGGTCCGCGCAGGAGTGGTCCTGCGCGGCGTCGCGGGTGCCCGACACCAGCCCGATGATGACGCGCTGTCCCTCGAGTTCGGCGTAGACGGGCCCGCCGGAGTCACCGGCCCGGGCACACACCGCCGCGGTGGCGGCGACGGCCCGCAGCTCGACGCCGTTGTGGTCGGCGAGGATCTCCACGCCGGTGGGGTTGATCGGGGGGCCGCACGTCTCCCCGGTGGTCATGCCGTACTTGCAGATCGTCTCCGGCAGCTCACCGACCATCTCCGCGACGACCGTCGGCACCGTCGCGGCCGGGGTCATCATGGGGTGCCACGGGTTCGACACCTCGATGATGCCGACGTCGAGACGGCTCGACGCCTCGTCGTAGAGGTCCGAGTACAGGAACTGCCCGACCGGGGCGCTGAAGTCCGCCTCGACGCCGTCGACGGTGGCCCACACGTGGTCACCCGGCACGCCGCAGTGCGACGCCGTGACCGCGAAGGTCCGGTCGTGCGCGGTGAAGCTGTAGGCGATGGTGCACTGACCGACCTGGATGGTCTCCCCCGGCACCGGCAGGGTCTTCGTGATGGTCACGGCCGTGCCGGGCGCCCAGGGACTGACCGCAGGGGCACGGAACTCCGTCGGGACCTGCGTCGGCGCCGCCGCGATCACCTCGGCGATGGGCGTGGGGTGCTGCCGCTGGTCCTCGACGGACCAGGCGATGAGCGACCCCACGCCGGCGGTGGTCAGTGCGACCAGACCCGCCCAGACGCGGATGTTCACTGCTTGTCGACGCCGTCTTCCCCGGCCGCAGCGTCAGCCTCAGCCTCGGCCTGCGCCTTGATCATCGCGGCGAACTTCTCCGGGTCGAAGTCCTGGAAGTACTCCTGACCCATCTTGAACTCCATGGCCACGACGGTTACACCTCGGTGGTGCGGATGGAGTCGGTGATGAACTTCTTGACGGTCTCCGCGTCGTTCGGCAGGTCCGTCACGTGGCGCTCGGCGTCGAGGATGCCGGCGAAACGCTCCGGGGTCTCCGGCTGCACGCCGGTGGCCTCCTCGATGGTCTCGGAGAACTTCACCGGCAGGGCGGTCTCCAGGCACACGATCGGGCCGTCGATCTCGGAACGCCACTCGCGGGCGACCTTCACGCCGTCGGCGGTGTGCGGGTCGAGCATGATGCCCAGGCGCTCCCACACGTCCCTGATCGTGTCGAGGCGGTCCTGGTGGGTGGAACGACCGGAGGCGAAGCCGTACTTCTCTGCGGCGGCCGGGAACGCGGGGTCGTCGGCAAGCGAGAAACCGTCGGCGCGGACGTCGACGCCGAAGTGCTGCGCGACGCGCGCGGCGTCACGGCCCAGCAGGTCGAAGACGAAACGCTCGAAGTTGGAGGCACGGGAGATGTCCATCGACGGCGAGGACGTCTCCAGGGTCTCCTCCGCCGGGCGCGGACGGTAGTTGCCGGTGCGGAAGAACTCGTCGAGGACGTCGTTCTCGTTGGTGGCGACGATGAGACGGTCGATCGGCAGACCCATCTGACGGGCGATGTGGCCGGCGCAGATGTCACCGAAGTTGCCGGTCGGCACGGAGAAGGAGACCTTCTGGTCGTTGCTCTCGGTGATCCTCAGCCAGGAGGAGACGTAGTAGACGATCTGCGCCATGAGGCGGGCCCAGTTGATCGAGTTGACCGCACCGATACGGTTCTCGGCCTTGAACCCGGCGTCGGCGGACACCGCCTTGACCACGTCCTGGCAGTCGTCGAAGACGCCGTCCAGGGCGATGTTGAAGATGTTGGGGTCCTGCAGGCCGAACATCTGCGCCTGCTGGAACGGGGTCATGCGACCGGCCGGGGTCAGCATGAAGACACGGATGCCCTTACGGCCGCGCATCGCGTACTCGGCGGAGGAACCCGTGTCACCCGAGGTCGCACCCAGGATGTTGAGGGTCTCCCCGCGACGGGCCAGCTCGTACTCGAAGAGCTCGCCGAGCAGCTGCATCGCCATGTCCTTGAACGCGGCGGTCGGGCCCTCGGAGAGGTGGCCGATCCACAGGCCGTCCTCGAGCTCGGTCACGGGGACGATCTCCTCGTGCGCGAACTTCGGGGAGGTGTAGGCGCGGGCGGCGATGCCCTCGAGATCCTCCGCCGGGATGTCGTCGACGAAGAGCTTGAGGATCTCCGCCGCCAGGGCGGCGTACCCCTTCTCCTGCAGGAGAGACCGCCACTGCGTCAGCTGCTCATCGCTGATCTGCGGGTACTCGGCGGGCAGGTAGAGGCCGCCGTCGGGGGCCAGTCCACCGAGCAGGATGTCGGTGAAGGTGGCGGGAGTACGGGAGGAGTCGCGCGTCGAAATGTAATCCACGTGGACAACCATACGTGGCGGGGCTGGAAGCATGCGCAACATCCCACCCGCACGCCGGGGCGGGGATCCCGGTGAATTCCCCTTTCCCGGGAAAAGCAGTTGAGTACGCTACGGGGTACTGCGGCCGCACGCCCCTGCCGGGCGGCGTTGTCCACGCCGCGTCGCACAGAGTCGTACAGAGTCGCAGAGAGTCGCACAGAGGAGTGAGCGCCCCGTGGCCTCCCGAGGTAACACACGTACCGTAGCCACCGTCACCGCGGTCCTGCTCGTCCTCGTCGTGGCCATCGCGGTGCTGCCCCGGTTCAGTGGCGCGGACACCTGCGTGCCCACCAGCACCCGGGAGTGCGGCTGCCTCACCGAGAGCTCCGAACTCGAGGGCCTGACGTCGACGGACAAGAGAACCCTCTCCGCCGGACAGATGACCTTCGAGGAGCACAGCTTCGAACATGACGGCACGGAGAGCACCTACCGCGTGTTCTCCCACGGCATCAACCGGGACAAACCGGCCGGTGTCGTCGTCCGCCTGCACGGTGACGGCGCCTACGAGTACCTGTACTCCAAGCGCCACCCCTCCTGCCTGGCGGCCGTCGCCGCCAGCCACAACCTCATTCTCGTGCAGCCTCTCACCCCCGCGGAGGACCGGACGTGGTGGACGGACCTGGACACCAACACCGACTGGCTGGAGGCGTTCTACGACGAGGAGATCAGCACCATGGAGGGTGTCGACCCGGACAGGGTGTGGTGGATGGGGTACTCCGGCGGGGCGGAGATGATCAGCTACGGGCTGCTCCCCTCGGCGGGCCGGGTCATCACCGCCGGGGCGATCCTGGTGGGCGGCGGCGGGGCGCCGCGGAGGACGGGCCACAGCGTGCCGGAGGAACGCGTCGCCGACCTGCCCCTGTACTGGGTCACCGGGAGCCGCGACACCGGGGAGGACCCCCGGGAGACCTTCGACGCCCTGAGCGCGGCGTCCGAGGGCGCCGACGCCTACCGGTCGCAGGGTTTCGAGGCCGTCTCCACCGATTTCTGGAGGGACGACAACCACATCTCCATCGACCAGGTGGAGATCCTCCACTCGATCCTCCGGGACAACTGACCCCCTGGACAGGGTGGGTGGAGCCCCTACTTCGCGCCCCACCGCTTTCTCCGGGTCACCCACCCCTTAATCTGGAAACTAGACGTAGCAACTGACAACCGCGCAGCAGACCACACCAAGGGGGGCTGTTTTTCATGAACTATCAACTCACAGGGCAGATGCACCGCAACCGGAAGACGCGGATGGCTGTCCCTGCGATCGGCACCACCGTCCTCCTGCTCGCCGGATGTGCCGGAACGGCCGACGTCGCAGAGCAGGGGGACCCCTCCCGTGACGCCACCGGCACGGTCTCCCTCGTCCCGTCCCGGGGCGCACTCAACGGTGGCAACACCGTCCTGGTGGACACCGGGGACGACACCACCGCCCCGATCACCGCCACCTTCGGCGACTCCCCGGAGGTTGAGTGCCAGTTCGACCAGAGGTCCGCCCGTCACGCCTGCACCGCCCCCGGTCGGCACACCCCCGGAACCGTGGACGTGACCGTCAATGTCGAGGGCACCCCACTGCCGCAACAGCTGCCCTACACCTATACGACGGATGGTTCCCAGGCATCCCCGGCCATGGTCATCAACACCGAGACGGTACGCCAACGGGCCCAGGAGGTCCGGGCGATCTACCCGTACGGGGTCAAACTCGGCGCCGTCCTGAAGAACGGTGAACCAGTGGACGTGTTCGGCAGAGTGATCAACGACGCCGTCAGTCCGGACTACTTCTTCGTCCCGACCCTGGATGACGCCATCACCCTCCGAGAGTCCGGGATCCAGTCGTCCATCGCCGTCATGTACGTGTCCCGCGTCGAGGAGATTCCGCTCTTCCTGCACTACGACATCGAGGCCTCGGCCATCGACTCCGCATGGGCGGAGGAGGCGAACCGGATCGCGGCGGCAAGCGGCGGCGACCCCCTGCGGGTCCACCTCTGGATCGACACCGGCATGGGCCGGGAGGGTGTTGTCCCCGATGACGCCTTCACCGTGGCCCGCACCATCGAGGAGTCGCCGCATCTGGAGCTGGTGGGCATCGCCACCCACTTCAACGCCATCAAGGCGGACGACTCGGCGGCGATCGCGGCCAACGACCTCACCCGTCACACCGTTCTCCAGAAGAACCGTTTCGAGGGTGCGGTCAACCAGATCCGGGAGGCGGGAATGGGACAGAACGCTCTCATCCATGCCGGTGCCACCGATGTGCTCGTGCACGGAATCGAGGAACTGAACTACGACCTCATGCGCATTGGCGGGGCGTTCTTCGGAGCCTCCGCCCCCGAGGAGCGCATCTACTCGTGGACCACGACGCTCACCCAGGTCAAGGAGCTTCCGGCGGGCTGGTGCCTCGACTACGACTGCACGACCCCCACTGCCTCTCCGATCAGGGTGGGACTGGTCAACCATGTCCCGAGAAGGGAGAACGAGGTGGAGTTCACCGTCCGGGGCGTCAAGGTTCCGGCACTCCTCAACCACGGCACCGTGGTGACCCTCGACCTGTCGGGAGTGCCCGATGCCGTGGCCGGCGACGAGGTCACCCTCGACTTCGACCCGAGAGCCTTCTACAACCCTGACGGCACCGCCCCCCTGCCGGTCACCACCACCGGATAGCGCTCGCTGCGGCATGTAACGCGACCCCGACACCACCGATCTATGAAAATGACACGCCTGGAGATCCGGATCTCCCCGAAGGTGGGGACGTGAATTGTTTCCGATTCCAATTGTCTGGACTTATGCGTAAAATACATGACATAGAAAGCGAGTGTCCTGAGCTCAACGACTGACCACGAGGCCCGCCGCTGATTCGTCTCCGGGACACCAGGAACACATCTGCGAAAGTGGGCCATGTCTCATTCAATCCCGCCCCCCCCGCATCCCCCGGTCCCCGGGGCCCAGGCAGCGACGACCACCCGGATCTGGCGATCTACGGCGTCATGCCGGCCTCTCCCCCACGGACCCTCGTCGACATTCTCCGGGCCACGATGGCCGCCCACCCCGAGGTCGTCGCCATCGAAGCCGCAGGTAAGGCCATCACCTACGGTGAGCTCGAGCACGTCCTCGACGCCGAAGCAGGCCGCCTGGCGGACATCGGCGTCACCCGGGGCTCCCGGGTGGGAATCCGGGTCCCCTCCGGAACCACCGACCTCTACGTCGCCATCCTCGCCACGATCTGGGCCGGCGCCGCCTATGTGCCCGTCGACTGGAACGACCCTGACTCCCGGGCCACCACCGTCTGGGAGGAGGCCGCCGTCGATGCCGTCTACGGACGTGACCTGTCCCTCACCGTCATGCGTGAGGATCCCCCCACCCGGGTGACGCCTGCGTCACCGACCCTCGACGACGACGCCTGGATCATCTTCACCTCCGGCACCACCGGCAAGCCGAAGGGTGTGGCCATCAAGCACCGGTCCGCCGGCGCGTGGGTGGACGCGGAATCCCGCATGTTCCTTCTCGACGCCCCGCTGGGCCCCCGTGACCGCGTCATGGCCGGCCTGTCCGTCGCCTTCGACGCCTCCTGTGAGGAGATGTGGCTCGCCTGGCGCTTCGGGGCGACCCTGGTCGCCGCCGACCGCGAGACCGTGCGGGCGGGCGACATTCTCGGTGACTGGATCATCGAGCAGGACATCACCGTCGTCTCCACCGTCCCGACCCTGGCCGCCTTCTGGCCCTCCGAGGCCTTCGACAAGGTCCGCCTGCTGATCTTCGGCGGCGAGGCGTGCCCCCTGGAACTGGTGGAGAGGCTCGTCGGCGACGGCCGCGAGATCTGGAACACGTACGGCCCCACCGAGGCCACAGTGATCGTCAGTGGACAGATGATGACCCCTGAACCGCCGGTGCGGATCGGCCGCCCCATCCCCGGCTGGGAGCTGGTCGTCGTCGGCGAGGACGAGAAACCCGTCCGGTGGGGAGAGACCGGCGAGCTCGTCGTCGGCGGTGTCGGACTGGGCCGCTACCTCGACAAGGAGAAGGACGACGAGGTCTACGCCCCCCTCCCCGCTCTCGGCTGGGAGCGTGCCTACCGCACCGGCGATCTGGTGCAGGCGGAACAGGACGGCCTCATCTTCCGGGGCCGTGCCGACGACCAGATCAAGTTCGCCGGCCGCCGCCTCGAGCTCGGCGAGCTGGACAACCACCTGACCGCGCTCCCCGACGTCCGCGTCGGAGCCACCGCACTCCACAAGACACCCGCGGGTTCCGACGTGCTGGTCGGCTACCTGGTGCCCGAACCCGGAATGACGATCGATCTCGCAGGTGCCCGGACCCAGTTGGCCACGA of the Corynebacterium humireducens NBRC 106098 = DSM 45392 genome contains:
- a CDS encoding alanine racemase; the encoded protein is MAVPAIGTTVLLLAGCAGTADVAEQGDPSRDATGTVSLVPSRGALNGGNTVLVDTGDDTTAPITATFGDSPEVECQFDQRSARHACTAPGRHTPGTVDVTVNVEGTPLPQQLPYTYTTDGSQASPAMVINTETVRQRAQEVRAIYPYGVKLGAVLKNGEPVDVFGRVINDAVSPDYFFVPTLDDAITLRESGIQSSIAVMYVSRVEEIPLFLHYDIEASAIDSAWAEEANRIAAASGGDPLRVHLWIDTGMGREGVVPDDAFTVARTIEESPHLELVGIATHFNAIKADDSAAIAANDLTRHTVLQKNRFEGAVNQIREAGMGQNALIHAGATDVLVHGIEELNYDLMRIGGAFFGASAPEERIYSWTTTLTQVKELPAGWCLDYDCTTPTASPIRVGLVNHVPRRENEVEFTVRGVKVPALLNHGTVVTLDLSGVPDAVAGDEVTLDFDPRAFYNPDGTAPLPVTTTG
- a CDS encoding exonuclease domain-containing protein, encoding MTVPFKSAVLDLETTGFGPSDRVIEVGVVLLDEHLTVESTWQTLVQPDRDIDNTHVHGISASELVSAPRFAGIAAELAELLDDRVLIAHNAPFDTRFLAAEFARLDVDLPDPGSWSLCTRVLSRAHLPGAPERLADCLSCAGLHNELPHAALADATATAELFRVLVEKHGARGGDVAPLSWPVPDLPREALLVRGTEPASDGAGHWFERLTANVPDTGVAEIDRYRVLLRGALLDHHLSRSEIEQLVAAAGELGLSRDEVLEIHLDYLRQLAVEAWADGVVTAAERAHLHDIAVQLAVDPESVDALLAEPVYGEAEDTGLRHGDRVTFTGALTLGRDTWEQRARAAGLDVGGVTRRSALLVAANPDSMSGKARRAREFGVPIVDETTFARMLRDLAPLDTPETPDAPATPGTPFTEIFPWLASLGVEPAGADDIAQAWLQRHRNVPLHELSPRLDPTEVPDSLPRTGTVVARWLNRWPRPLEASATQLMDVPGFGRLRVHRTLVAVVHSALDAPTGDYLVTGAEDIYLDDGAEETGEWAAPQREVETLTEWLALTGSLPAAPADGAPAPVHRAWRTLAADAYWSDPATSAVRRARAELLRRIGTDQRDIDIFVGRIMGSRTLEEIGADHGITRERIRQLETQLKRRLVEPDDALHLVIDALPQRYGALARVADVLRDLPALAAEGPVAGHSMLEAVAWLADAWVIADGWFQRAGLDADLAAALKDFADEFGVVSLSAVGENLGVDKDLLAERLAGEAIVEGDHILTRTRSSQDRAAALLAIEGEPLTVADLVARLGDVNPRTLSNAMGADPRIIRVGRDRWALVDWGMEEYSTLVEWIGRRVEDGPVPLRDLLAEAGELGVAETSVRAYASSAEFQTVDGMVSCVEEVQELDLDPDETPGLYRVGGDWFLLVTVTSEHLRGSGSGVPRGVAVALDIPMLGKRTLDSPLGEQTVGNTRTGATVSTIRRFLEAAGIGEGERIWLQFTADGRFDVQRATPRTSGAGVAEVLNVTGLDTWISAADEQALERLNRAVGLDAGAPRRRTVSRFRHRRQDDIADLILGL
- a CDS encoding NUDIX hydrolase, with the translated sequence MPTPDFILRLREKVGHDELWLPAVTAVVVRDVPPGAPLWAVPEVLLVRRADNGAWTPVCGICDPGEDPHVTAVREVKEETLLDARVEALLGVGAIEPVTYGNGDIARYMDTSMRLSVVGDDTPAVGDEESTDVGWFSIAQLPPIAPRYRMVIADAVAQMKHPGGFRPRMGYRKRDA
- the thrC gene encoding threonine synthase yields the protein MDYISTRDSSRTPATFTDILLGGLAPDGGLYLPAEYPQISDEQLTQWRSLLQEKGYAALAAEILKLFVDDIPAEDLEGIAARAYTSPKFAHEEIVPVTELEDGLWIGHLSEGPTAAFKDMAMQLLGELFEYELARRGETLNILGATSGDTGSSAEYAMRGRKGIRVFMLTPAGRMTPFQQAQMFGLQDPNIFNIALDGVFDDCQDVVKAVSADAGFKAENRIGAVNSINWARLMAQIVYYVSSWLRITESNDQKVSFSVPTGNFGDICAGHIARQMGLPIDRLIVATNENDVLDEFFRTGNYRPRPAEETLETSSPSMDISRASNFERFVFDLLGRDAARVAQHFGVDVRADGFSLADDPAFPAAAEKYGFASGRSTHQDRLDTIRDVWERLGIMLDPHTADGVKVAREWRSEIDGPIVCLETALPVKFSETIEEATGVQPETPERFAGILDAERHVTDLPNDAETVKKFITDSIRTTEV
- a CDS encoding zinc ribbon domain-containing protein YjdM, with the protein product MSDTNFPPCPECNSEYTYEMDPLLVCPECGHEWNPDAAESTESTASGEPVIRDSVGNVLADGDSVTVVKTLKVKGASQPIKAGTTVRNIRLIPPVDGHDIDARVDGFGQMKLKSSIVKKI
- a CDS encoding trypsin-like serine protease → MNIRVWAGLVALTTAGVGSLIAWSVEDQRQHPTPIAEVIAAAPTQVPTEFRAPAVSPWAPGTAVTITKTLPVPGETIQVGQCTIAYSFTAHDRTFAVTASHCGVPGDHVWATVDGVEADFSAPVGQFLYSDLYDEASSRLDVGIIEVSNPWHPMMTPAATVPTVVAEMVGELPETICKYGMTTGETCGPPINPTGVEILADHNGVELRAVAATAAVCARAGDSGGPVYAELEGQRVIIGLVSGTRDAAQDHSCADPEAGPMTMSYTSMPAIQTVIDRVIPEAEYQ
- a CDS encoding alpha/beta hydrolase; amino-acid sequence: MASRGNTRTVATVTAVLLVLVVAIAVLPRFSGADTCVPTSTRECGCLTESSELEGLTSTDKRTLSAGQMTFEEHSFEHDGTESTYRVFSHGINRDKPAGVVVRLHGDGAYEYLYSKRHPSCLAAVAASHNLILVQPLTPAEDRTWWTDLDTNTDWLEAFYDEEISTMEGVDPDRVWWMGYSGGAEMISYGLLPSAGRVITAGAILVGGGGAPRRTGHSVPEERVADLPLYWVTGSRDTGEDPRETFDALSAASEGADAYRSQGFEAVSTDFWRDDNHISIDQVEILHSILRDN